In the Breoghania sp. genome, GATCGCGTCGCTGGTGCTCATGCGCTCCCCGCTGTTTCTCGATGCCGAACTCGTTGATTTCGTGGCCCTGGGCGATGCGGATATCCAGATGGCGGTGGCGCGTCGGCCTTCCGTGTCCGCTGTCGTCTCCGCGTCTCTGGCGGAAACGGGCGCTTTGGAGGCCTGTCTGGAATTGCTGGCCAACCCGGCGGCTGTTTTCACGCGGAGCGCGCTGGAGCGGCTGGTGGAGCGCTTCGACAGCGATGCGGAACTGCGCCGCGCGCTGATGACCCGTCCGGGGATTCCGCTTGCGGTAAAGCAGAAGCTTGTCGCCCAGCTTGCGGAGAGCTTGTGCCGGGCGCCGACGGTCGGCACAGGGCTCAAGGCGGAACGTGCCCGGCATATGTTGGGCGAGGCGCGCGACCGCATCACTGTCGCGATGGCGCAGGATGCGGAATTGCCGGAAATGGTGGGTCTCGTCGACTATCTGCGTGCGAACGCCCAGCTCACCCCCACGCTGCTCTTGCGCGCCGTGTGCACAGGCAACATGGGGCTTTTCATTGCGGCCATGTCGGTCTTGGCGGACATGCCGGTGGAGCGGGTCGAGCAGGTTCTGGCCAATGGCTGGGGGGCGAGCTTGCGAGCGCTGTTCAAGCGGGCAAAGCTCCCGCCGAAGCTGCATTCAGCCTTTGAGACGGCGCTTGTGACCTATCGCGAAATCGCGGCGGCAGACGCTGCGCTGTCAGGCTTTGCCTTCACCCGCCGGATGATCCAGACCGTGCTGGATCACCATGAGCCCGAAGAAGGCTTCGATGACGGGCTCGATCCGTTGCGTCGCCTGCTTCGGCGACTTGAGACGGAGGCGGCGCGGGATTCGGCGCGTCTGTTCGCCCAACAGGTCAGCCTTCCGGCGGCCTGAGCATATTTTTCCAGATAAAGGACAGAAAGGCACCGCAACAAGGCGTTGCGTGACCCTTCCCGTGCGTTCAAAAAGGAGACTGCTGGCAGAGGTTGGAAAAGCCTCGATACCAAAGACAATAGGGAGAGGGCGGTATGGCAGGCCACATCATGGCAATCGATCAGGGAACAACGTCATCGCGGGCGATCGTTTTCGACAGCGCGATGAAGATCGGCGGCGTCGCCCAGATGGAGTTTGCCCAGCACTATCCCAATTCCGGATGGGTGGAGCACGAACCGGAAGATCTTTGGGCAACAGTCCTTTCCACCTGCCGACGGGCCATGACGACGGCGCGCGTCGAAGCCTCCGACATCGCGGCCATCGGCATCACCAACCAGCGCGAGACGGTCGTGGTGTGGGATCGCAAGACCGGGCGCGCCGTGGCGCCGGCCCTGGTCTGGCAGGACAAGCGCACCGCCGCCACATGCCAGAAGCTGCGCGAGGCGGGCCACGAGGAACTCGTGACCTCCGCCACGGGCCTGCTGCTCGATCCCTACTTCTCCGCCTCCAAGATCGCCTGGATCCTCGACACTGTGGACGGTGCGCGAGAAGCTGCCGAAGCCGGGCAATTGGCGTTCGGCACGGTCGATACGTTCCTGCTTTGGCGGCTCACCGGCGGAAAGGTGCACGCAACGGACGCCACCAATGCCAGCCGGACGCTTCTCTACAATATCCGAACCGGGGAATGGGACGACCGGCTTCTGGAGCTTTTCCGTGTGCCGCGCGCGCTCTTGCCCGAGGTGCGCGACAGCGCCGCCGATTATGGTTCCACGCTGCCGCATCTTTTCGGCGGGGCGATTGCCGTTCGCGGCATCGCAGGCGATCAGCAGGCCGCCACGGTGGGGCAGGCCTGTTTTGAGCCGGGTATGGTCAAGTCGACCTATGGGACGGGCTGCTTTGCCGTTCTCAATACCGGCGATACGCCCGTGACCTCGCAAAACCGCCTTCTCACCACCATCGCCTACCAGTTTGACGGCAAGCCGACCTATGCGCTGGAAGGCTCGATCTTCGTGGCGGGCGCCGCCGTGCAGTGGCTGCGCGACGGTATTCACATCCTCGACAATGCTGCGGAATCGGGCGAGCTCGCCGCCGCAGCCGATCCCAATCAGAATGTCGTCATGGTGCCCGCTTTCGTCGGGCTCGGGGCTCCCTATTGGGATGCCGATTGCCGGGGCGCGATCTTCGGTCTGACGCGCGGGACGGGACGCGCGGAGCTGGCGCGCGCGGCCCTTGAAGCCGTCTGTTTCCAGACGCGCGATCTGATCGAGGCAATGCATGCCGACTGGGAGGCCGACGGGCGAGGGGGAGCGGATGCCGGGGCGCCGGTCTTGCGCGTCGATGGCGGCATGGTCGCGTCAGACTGGACCATGCAGAGGCTTGCCGATCTTCTCGATGCGCCGGTTGATCGCCCGACGATCAACGAGACAACCGCAATGGGGGCCGCCTATCTGGCGGGCTATGCGTCGGGCATCTATGGCGAGCCGGAGACCTTTGCAGCGAACTGGTCGCTTGAACGACGTTTCTCGCCGGAAATGGATGGGGCAACCCGTGCGCAAAAGGTGGCCGATTGGGGAGATGCGATTTCGCGAACGCTGTCGCGACCGCGTTCCGCAGCTGACTGAACGGAACGGAACCCATCACTCACTCGTGAATAACGTTTTGTTGTCTTGCAGGTTATCCCGGTCGAAATTGTACCGAGATTGCGCCATGGGAGAGACCTTATGCGACTGCGTTCCGCTTTTCTGTTCACCGGGCTTGGAGCCCTTGTCTTTTCCGTCGCGGCCCTTGCGCAAGGCGACCCTATCAAGCAGCGCCAGGAGGCGATGAAGGCTATCGGTGGGTCGATGAAGGTTCTTGGCGAGATGGCCAAGGGCGAGACGCCTTATGATGGGGCCGCGGCCGAGGCTGCCATGGGGCGGATCCACGAGAGCATTGACGGCTTTACCGGCCTATTCCCGGAAGGCACGGAAATGGGCGGGGAAACCGAAGCCTCGCCCGCGATCTGGGACAAGCCGGAGGAGTTCAAGGCAGACGCCGAGGCGCTCAAGGCCGCGTCCGCGGCTGCCAAGCCGGAGGTCGGCAAGGGGCTTGACGCGCTGCGCGCTTCGCTGGGCTCCGTCGGTGGGGCCTGCAAGGACTGCCACCAGTCATTCCGGATCAAGAAGAACTGATCCGGCGCATCATGGCCTGATGGGCGCGTGAGTTGGGGGGATGGTGCATGCGGACGTTCGTGCGTCTGGTGGTGGTGCTGGCCGTTATCGGCGCAGCCCTATTCTACTGGCTGACGACGCCTGAGCGCATCTACCCGTCCATGATCCCGGCCCATGAGGCGGATCTCGCAAATGGGGAACTCCTTTTCTGGGCAGGGGGATGCGGCTCGTGTCATGCGGTCGCGAAGGCTTCGGGTGAGGAAAAGCTGAAGCTGGGTGGCGGGCAGGAGCTGAAGACGCCCTTCGGCACCTTTCGCGTTCCCAATATCTCGCCCGATAACGCCCATGGTATTGGCGGCTGGTCGAACGCCGATTTCGTGACCGCCATGGTGAAAGGCGTTTCGCCCGATGGGCGTCACTATTATCCGGCTTTCCCCTACACGTCCTATCAGCGCATGCCGATGTCGGACTTGCTCGACCTGAAGGCCTATCTCGATACGCTTCCGCCGGTGGACAATACGGTCGGGCCGCATGACCTGTCCTTCCCCTATAATGTGCGCCGCGGGTTGGGGCTCTGGAAACTTCTCTATCTCGATGGCAAGACCTTCGTGCCCGACCCGTCGGCAAGCGATGCGGTCAATCGCGGAGCCTATCTGGTGAATGGGCCGGGCCATTGTGCCGAGTGTCACACGCCGCGCGATTTCATTGGCGGACTTCGGACAGATCGCTGGCTCGCGGGCGGGCCCGCACCGGAGGGCGAGGGACATATTCCGAACCTGACGCCGGTCGCGGAGGGGCTGGGGGGCTGGAGCGAAGCGGATATCGCCTATTCTCTGGAGACCGGCTTCAAGCCCGATTACGACACGCTCGGCGGCTCCATGACCTCCGTGCAGGAAAACATGGCGCATCTTCCCGCCGAAGATCGCGCGGCAATCGCGGCTTACCTCAAGTCGATACCCGCAATCCCCTGACGCCTCGGTTCATGCTGCGACAGCTGCGCGGTCAGACCATGACCTGCGACGCGATCCAGTCGCAGAACCCTTTGGAACCGCCTTGGGTCGGGAGGACCAGCAGGGCGGGCTCCTCATAGGGATGATTTGCGGCAATGGCCTGCATGACGGCATCCGCGCCCGATTCCATCGTCTTGGCGAGGAAGACGACCTCCTCGTCATCCGCCACCTTTCCCTCCCAGACATAGATCGAGCGCATGCCGGGAATCATGTTCACGCAGGCAGCCAGACGCTGTTGGACCAGACTGGACGCGGCCACACGGGCGCTCTCAAGATCCGGGAAGGTGGAATAGACAAGGACGGGCGTGTCCTGGGCGGATGTGTCTGGCATGGCTTGCTCCTGCGGATCCTATCACGCGGTCAGCATCGGCTCTGATGGTGTATCGATCAATCGTGTTTCGAAAACCGGGCGCAGATGGCACAAATCCCCATCAAACATTTTGCCTGCAAGGCCTTGTTCTGGCTAAACCGGAACAGGTGGCGGGCACGGATGCCTGTTCGCGCCGCTCCGGCAGACAGGACTGGGGCAACCCCATCGAGCCCGCACAGGATTGTTTCATGACCACGCAGCTTGCGAACCCGATCAACAAGCTCTCCTTCGTGACCAGCCGTACGGCGGAGGCGCGGGCCGCGCGTGATCATCTGGCCGCGCTCTATGGCAACGAACCGGAAGACGAGGCGGACGTCATCGTGGCATTGGGCGGCGATGGCCTGATGCTGGAAACGATGCACCGGTTCATGAACCGCAAGAAGCCGATCTACGGCATGAACCGTGGCTCGGTCGGTTTCCTGATGAACGAATATGCGGAGGAGGGGCTGCTGGATCGCATCCGCAAGGCTGTGACCACCACCATCCATCCGCTGCGCATGGAAGCCGTCGACATGGAGGGGGAGGTCTTCACGGCCCGCGCCATCAACGAGGTTTCGATGCTGCGTCAGACCTATCAGGCGGCCAAGCTGCGGGTCACCGTGGATACGCGTGTGCGGCTGGAGGAGCTGATCTGCGATGGCATTCTCGTTGCGACACCTGCCGGCTCGACAGCCTACAATTTGTCTGCCCACGGTCCGCTTTTGCCCATCAACTCGCCGCTACTGGCGCTGACCCCGATCAGCCCGTTCCGTCCGCGGCGTTGGCGCGGGGCGCTGTTGCCCAACCGGTCGCGCGTGGTCATCGATGTGCTGGAAGGCGACAAGCGGCCCGTCAGCGCCGCCGCCGATCATATCGAGATCCGCAATGTGCGATCCGTCTGCGTGGAGGAGGACCAGGACTCGCAGAGCCTTGTTATGTTCGATCCCGATCACGGCTGGGATGAGCGTATCCTGACGGAGATGTTCCGATACTGATGTGGCGCGGGGGCGGAGAGGGCAACTCACGCTTCGTTAACGAAACCGCCTCATACTCAGTGGTTGGATGCACGAGATAGTTGCCTGTTTTTCAGTTTGGGCAAATTTCGATTCTCGAGAGATTGGGCACCGTAAGGAAATGCGACATGACTGACCGCTCCGCCGACGGTGACTTCGAACTCATCACCCCGCCGGGCAACTTGAGCACAAAAGTTCGCAAGCTCAGCGCGCGTGAAGCCGCGAAATTCGATCCCGTTGCCGCCGCCGAGGCTGCGCTTTCCAAGCTCTCCAACAATTTCAACGGCTGGATGGATCAGGAAACCGAGGCGCTGTGGATGTCGTGGAACGATATCCACGCCAATGGCCTGACCTATGAGCGTCGTGACGAGCTTTTCCGCCATTGCCATGACATCAAGGGTCAGTCGGCCACGCTTGGCTTCCCGCTGGCCGGTCATGTGGCCGACAGCCTGTGCCACCTGCTTGATACGGTGCGCAACATTGCGCTGATTCCGGATCGGCTGATCGAGCAACACGTCCAGGCGATCCGCGCCATCGTCGCGGAAGATGCCCGTGACGAGGACGACATGATCGCCAATGCGCTGATCAAGCAGCTCAACGATGTGACCGAGGACTACATCTCCACGCTGGACCCGGAAGCGGCGGCCGACGGCCCCGATATCGGCCATGCGACGGAAGAAGACTGAGCAGCTCGGCTTCTGCTCCCAATTCCCCTGAAAGCCTTCAATCGAGCGTTCTGCGGAAGCGTGTGACCGCCAGCATCATCGCGAACAATGTCAGCCCGGCCAGCATCATGGCGGGGTGAGCAAGATCGCCGAGCCCCGCTCCCTTCAGCATGATTCCGCGGACAATGCGCAGATAGTGCGTCAGCGGCAACGCCTCGCCAATCCATTGCGCCCATACCGGCATGCCCGCGAAGGGAAACATGAAGCCGGACAGCAGGATGTTGGGCAGGAAGAACATGAAACTCATCTGGATCGCCTGAAGCTGGTTTCTGGCGAGTGTCGAGAAGGTGTAGCCGATCGACAGATTGGTGAGGATGAAAAGCAACGAAAGCGCGGCCAGCAGGATGAGGCTTCCTTCCACGGGTACGCCGAAGACGAGGAAGCCGGCCACGAAAATGAGCGTGGCCTGCACAAAGCCCACCACCACATAGGGCGCGATCTTTCCCAGCATGACTTCCAGCGGGCGGATGGGCATGGAGAGCAGGTTCTCCATGGTGTTGCGCTCGATCTCGCGCGTCACCGACAGCGCGGTGAAGATCAGCATCGTCATGGTGAGGATGGTGCCGAGAACGCCGGGCACGATGTTGAGCCGGGTGACGCCGGCCGGATTGTAGCGCCGGTGCTGGCGGATCTCGAAGGCGGCGGTCTGGCTCTGATCCGGCAGCCCGTGGAGGCCGGACAATGCGCCGGATAGAATGCCGTTGAGCGCGCCAAGCGCCGTGCCGGAGGCGACGGGATCGGTGGCGTCGGCTGCAATCAGCAGGGCAGGCCTCTCGCCACGGCGCAAGGCGCGCTCGAAGCCCGCCGGGATTTCCACGACGAATTGCACCGTGCCTGCGCGCAGCCAGTGATCCGTCTGCGCGGCGGAGTGCGCCGTGTGGGTGAACCTGAAATAGGAAGTGTTCCTGAGCGCCGCGACAATGGCGCGGGAGACGTCGGTGTTTTCCTGCGTGAGGACTGCGGTCGGCAGATGGGTCGGCTGGGTGTTGATGGCGAAGCCGAAGAGCAGGAGCTGCATGAACGGGATGAAGATCATCGTCGCGAAGGTCACCCGATCGCGCCGCAATTGCAGGAATTCCTTGATGAACATCGCCCAGAACCGCGCAAGCGACTGCATCGCGTGCGATCGCCTTGCGCGCGGTGCCTTGGGGGTGTCGGGACGGGCGGTCGCGTTCATTGGAAATTGTCCTGCGACTGGCTCATCAGGTCGATGAAGACATCCTCAAGGCTCGCCTGGGAGGCGGTCCAGGCATAGCGTTCATCCTTGCGGAACGGGGCGATGGCTTTTTCAAGCGCGGCGTGGTCGCGTCCGGCGACATGGAGGGAGGAGCCGAAGGGGGCGACCATGTCCACCCCCGGCACGGCAAGCAGTCTTTCCGACAAGGTGTGGATTTCCGGCCCGGACACGGTCCAGGTTTCCAGATTTGCGCTTGCGATCACCTCCTCCACCGAGCCGCGTGCCAGAAGGCTTCCATAGGCGATATAGGCGATCTCGTGACAGCGCTCCGCCTCGTCCATGTAATGGGTGGAGACGAGGACGGTCAGCCCGTCGGCGGCAAGGGCGTGGATCTCGTTCCAGAAATCGCGCCGTGCCTTGGGGTCGACACCGGCTGTCGGCTCATCGAGTAGCAGCAATTCGGGCTCGGGGAGAATGCAGGCGCCGAGCGCGAGGCGCTGTTTCCAGCCGCCGGACAATTCGCTGGCGAGCTGTTCCTCGCGCCCCTTGAGCCCGAGCCGCTCGATGGCCTCGCGTGCCCTCACGCGAGGTTTGGCAAGGCCATAGACGCGGGCCACGAATTCAAGGTTCTCGCGGATGGAGAGATCCTCGTAGAGCGAGAAGCGCTGGGTCATGTAGCCGACGCGCGGTTTGATCTGCGCGCTTTCGGTGACGATGTCGTAGCCAAGACATGTGCCGTGACCGGAATCGGGGGTGAGCAAGCCGCACAGCATGCGGATCGTGGTGGTCTTGCCGGAGCCGTTGGGCCCGAGGAAGCCGTAGATCTGACCGCGGGCAACGCGCATGGTGAGATCGCGCACCACCGTCTTGGCCCCGAAACTCTTGGTCAGGCCTTCAACATCGATGGCGACGGCCTTGCCGTCAGGGGTGGCAGGGGCCTCCTTCATGAGCCAGCTCCCCCTTGTCGCCGTACCGTGACGGGTTGACCGACCCGCAGGGCCTCTGGTCGCGTGGGCGTGGCCTCGATGCGGAAAACGAGTTTGGCCCGTTCTTCCAGCGAGTAGATGACCGGCGGGGTGTATTCGGCCTTGTCGGCGATGAAATCGATGGTTGCGCTTGTGGGCGCGCAGCCGTCGCAGGTGATGGTCACCCGGTCGCCGGTTTTCAACGTCGGGATCGTGGCTTCCGGCACGAAAAAGCGGATCTTGAGCGCATCGGGCGGCAGCAGCGCAACAACGGGCCTGCCTGCGTTCACGACTTCACCTGCGCGGTAGTAAATCTCTTGCACCGTGCCATCCGCAGGAGCCGTGACGACGAGTTTCGAGGCCTGGCGACGGATGCGCTCCAGATTGGCTTCAGCCTCGCTCACGGCCTGCTGCGCCTTTTCAAGGTCGGGTGCGCGGGCTGGCAGCCGGGCGACTGCGATCTGGTTGCGGATCTGTTCAAGCTGGGCGGTGTCGCGGTCAAAGGCGGCGCGGGCCTGGTCGAGAACGGCGGTCGCAGCGGTGCCCTTTGTGGTGAGCGTCTTGGCCCGCTCGAATTCCAGCCGGGCGGCTTCCAGTGAAGCGCGCGCGGCCTTTTCCTGCGCCAACAGAACCTCGATTTCCTCCGGTCTTTCGCGCGGAGCCTTCGCGGCGGCAAGCTGGGCGCGGGCTTGCGAAACCAAGGCTTCCGCCGCTTTCACCTGTGCCTGGGCCTCGTTGCTTTCGCTGGCAAAGAGCGGGGCGCCCGCGGTCACCTTGTCGCCGCGGTGGAGC is a window encoding:
- a CDS encoding ABC transporter permease; the encoded protein is MQSLARFWAMFIKEFLQLRRDRVTFATMIFIPFMQLLLFGFAINTQPTHLPTAVLTQENTDVSRAIVAALRNTSYFRFTHTAHSAAQTDHWLRAGTVQFVVEIPAGFERALRRGERPALLIAADATDPVASGTALGALNGILSGALSGLHGLPDQSQTAAFEIRQHRRYNPAGVTRLNIVPGVLGTILTMTMLIFTALSVTREIERNTMENLLSMPIRPLEVMLGKIAPYVVVGFVQATLIFVAGFLVFGVPVEGSLILLAALSLLFILTNLSIGYTFSTLARNQLQAIQMSFMFFLPNILLSGFMFPFAGMPVWAQWIGEALPLTHYLRIVRGIMLKGAGLGDLAHPAMMLAGLTLFAMMLAVTRFRRTLD
- a CDS encoding HlyD family efflux transporter periplasmic adaptor subunit — protein: MKRILPILALLIALGGGYAWYTLETHDTSGMWQGWVEADTLFIGPETTGRLASLSLHRGDKVTAGAPLFASESNEAQAQVKAAEALVSQARAQLAAAKAPRERPEEIEVLLAQEKAARASLEAARLEFERAKTLTTKGTAATAVLDQARAAFDRDTAQLEQIRNQIAVARLPARAPDLEKAQQAVSEAEANLERIRRQASKLVVTAPADGTVQEIYYRAGEVVNAGRPVVALLPPDALKIRFFVPEATIPTLKTGDRVTITCDGCAPTSATIDFIADKAEYTPPVIYSLEERAKLVFRIEATPTRPEALRVGQPVTVRRQGGAGS
- a CDS encoding ABC transporter ATP-binding protein, which encodes MKEAPATPDGKAVAIDVEGLTKSFGAKTVVRDLTMRVARGQIYGFLGPNGSGKTTTIRMLCGLLTPDSGHGTCLGYDIVTESAQIKPRVGYMTQRFSLYEDLSIRENLEFVARVYGLAKPRVRAREAIERLGLKGREEQLASELSGGWKQRLALGACILPEPELLLLDEPTAGVDPKARRDFWNEIHALAADGLTVLVSTHYMDEAERCHEIAYIAYGSLLARGSVEEVIASANLETWTVSGPEIHTLSERLLAVPGVDMVAPFGSSLHVAGRDHAALEKAIAPFRKDERYAWTASQASLEDVFIDLMSQSQDNFQ
- the cutA gene encoding divalent-cation tolerance protein CutA; its protein translation is MPDTSAQDTPVLVYSTFPDLESARVAASSLVQQRLAACVNMIPGMRSIYVWEGKVADDEEVVFLAKTMESGADAVMQAIAANHPYEEPALLVLPTQGGSKGFCDWIASQVMV
- a CDS encoding DUF2336 domain-containing protein; protein product: MLIRDLVCWMDTAPDAARARAAHALARSFLTSELDDCEKRDAEAALTWLLDDPAPTVRAALADGLADSKNAPRHLILCLASDIPPIASLVLMRSPLFLDAELVDFVALGDADIQMAVARRPSVSAVVSASLAETGALEACLELLANPAAVFTRSALERLVERFDSDAELRRALMTRPGIPLAVKQKLVAQLAESLCRAPTVGTGLKAERARHMLGEARDRITVAMAQDAELPEMVGLVDYLRANAQLTPTLLLRAVCTGNMGLFIAAMSVLADMPVERVEQVLANGWGASLRALFKRAKLPPKLHSAFETALVTYREIAAADAALSGFAFTRRMIQTVLDHHEPEEGFDDGLDPLRRLLRRLETEAARDSARLFAQQVSLPAA
- a CDS encoding cytochrome c, with product MRLRSAFLFTGLGALVFSVAALAQGDPIKQRQEAMKAIGGSMKVLGEMAKGETPYDGAAAEAAMGRIHESIDGFTGLFPEGTEMGGETEASPAIWDKPEEFKADAEALKAASAAAKPEVGKGLDALRASLGSVGGACKDCHQSFRIKKN
- a CDS encoding NAD kinase, encoding MTTQLANPINKLSFVTSRTAEARAARDHLAALYGNEPEDEADVIVALGGDGLMLETMHRFMNRKKPIYGMNRGSVGFLMNEYAEEGLLDRIRKAVTTTIHPLRMEAVDMEGEVFTARAINEVSMLRQTYQAAKLRVTVDTRVRLEELICDGILVATPAGSTAYNLSAHGPLLPINSPLLALTPISPFRPRRWRGALLPNRSRVVIDVLEGDKRPVSAAADHIEIRNVRSVCVEEDQDSQSLVMFDPDHGWDERILTEMFRY
- a CDS encoding Hpt domain-containing protein, with translation MTDRSADGDFELITPPGNLSTKVRKLSAREAAKFDPVAAAEAALSKLSNNFNGWMDQETEALWMSWNDIHANGLTYERRDELFRHCHDIKGQSATLGFPLAGHVADSLCHLLDTVRNIALIPDRLIEQHVQAIRAIVAEDARDEDDMIANALIKQLNDVTEDYISTLDPEAAADGPDIGHATEED
- the glpK gene encoding glycerol kinase GlpK, producing the protein MAGHIMAIDQGTTSSRAIVFDSAMKIGGVAQMEFAQHYPNSGWVEHEPEDLWATVLSTCRRAMTTARVEASDIAAIGITNQRETVVVWDRKTGRAVAPALVWQDKRTAATCQKLREAGHEELVTSATGLLLDPYFSASKIAWILDTVDGAREAAEAGQLAFGTVDTFLLWRLTGGKVHATDATNASRTLLYNIRTGEWDDRLLELFRVPRALLPEVRDSAADYGSTLPHLFGGAIAVRGIAGDQQAATVGQACFEPGMVKSTYGTGCFAVLNTGDTPVTSQNRLLTTIAYQFDGKPTYALEGSIFVAGAAVQWLRDGIHILDNAAESGELAAAADPNQNVVMVPAFVGLGAPYWDADCRGAIFGLTRGTGRAELARAALEAVCFQTRDLIEAMHADWEADGRGGADAGAPVLRVDGGMVASDWTMQRLADLLDAPVDRPTINETTAMGAAYLAGYASGIYGEPETFAANWSLERRFSPEMDGATRAQKVADWGDAISRTLSRPRSAAD
- a CDS encoding cytochrome c, producing the protein MRTFVRLVVVLAVIGAALFYWLTTPERIYPSMIPAHEADLANGELLFWAGGCGSCHAVAKASGEEKLKLGGGQELKTPFGTFRVPNISPDNAHGIGGWSNADFVTAMVKGVSPDGRHYYPAFPYTSYQRMPMSDLLDLKAYLDTLPPVDNTVGPHDLSFPYNVRRGLGLWKLLYLDGKTFVPDPSASDAVNRGAYLVNGPGHCAECHTPRDFIGGLRTDRWLAGGPAPEGEGHIPNLTPVAEGLGGWSEADIAYSLETGFKPDYDTLGGSMTSVQENMAHLPAEDRAAIAAYLKSIPAIP